From the genome of Myxococcus stipitatus, one region includes:
- a CDS encoding nucleotidyltransferase family protein, which translates to MEVRRSVAELGARTYAIQLLSDAGIPFLVGGAYAFAHYTGIYRDTKDLDLFLHKEDADRAISLLARNEWRTEHDVHGWLHKAFWEDFLVDLIFGSGNGITAIDEAWFAHAVPAQVLGCTCRVPPAEEIFWSKAFVLERERFDGHELTHLLLKTGPTFDWQRLLRRFDRYWEVLLSHLLFFRFAYPSDRATVPDWLMTELLTRAENSVEQGNWARRVCRGRLLSPVSYHVDVDEWGYEDGQAWDARERGSPDPSLTSGGAPDPHGPH; encoded by the coding sequence ATGGAGGTCCGGCGCTCCGTGGCGGAGCTGGGCGCGCGCACCTATGCCATCCAACTGCTTTCCGACGCGGGCATCCCGTTCCTGGTGGGCGGGGCCTATGCCTTCGCCCACTACACGGGCATCTACCGCGACACCAAGGACCTCGACCTGTTCCTCCACAAGGAGGACGCCGACCGGGCCATCTCCCTGCTGGCGCGCAACGAGTGGCGCACCGAGCACGACGTGCACGGCTGGCTCCACAAGGCCTTCTGGGAGGACTTCCTCGTCGACCTCATCTTCGGCTCGGGCAACGGCATCACCGCCATCGACGAGGCCTGGTTCGCGCACGCCGTCCCCGCGCAGGTGCTGGGCTGCACGTGTCGCGTGCCGCCCGCCGAGGAGATCTTCTGGAGCAAGGCCTTCGTCCTCGAGCGCGAGCGCTTCGACGGCCACGAGCTGACCCACCTGCTGTTGAAGACGGGGCCCACGTTCGACTGGCAGCGGCTGCTGCGCCGCTTCGACCGGTACTGGGAGGTGCTGCTGTCGCACCTGCTCTTCTTCCGCTTCGCCTACCCGTCCGACCGGGCCACCGTCCCGGACTGGCTGATGACGGAGCTGCTCACCCGCGCGGAGAACTCCGTGGAGCAGGGGAACTGGGCCCGGCGCGTCTGCCGGGGGCGGCTGCTGTCCCCGGTCAGCTACCACGTGGACGTCGACGAGTGGGGCTACGAGGACGGCCAGGCGTGGGACGCCCGCGAGCGGGGCAGCCCCGACCCGTCGTTGACCTCGGGCGGCGCGCCGGACCCCCACGGACCGCACTGA
- a CDS encoding FRG domain-containing protein: protein MHECRVESWLQLQDALFADSWSDALQRHRSTFVFRGMPDAGHDLSTALNRQGMFVRQERDLLRAFRKYARGTPREPLDSLWDWLALAQHHGLPTRMLDWTFSPYVALHFLTEDPDFAHVDGVVWCVDYRETNRQLPRPLKSQLKKEGADVFTGDMLAAAAPTLESFDVLARHPFVLFFEPPSLDARIVNQFALFSVMNGANLSLDAFLGGQARGVRRLVIPADLKWEVRDKLDQANVTERVLFPGLDGLCRWLRRYYSPRPR, encoded by the coding sequence ATGCACGAGTGCCGCGTCGAGAGCTGGCTGCAGTTGCAGGACGCGCTGTTCGCCGACTCCTGGAGCGACGCGCTCCAGCGCCACCGCTCCACCTTCGTCTTCCGGGGCATGCCCGACGCCGGACACGACCTGTCCACGGCGCTCAACCGCCAGGGGATGTTCGTGCGCCAGGAGCGCGACCTGCTGCGCGCCTTCCGCAAGTACGCCCGGGGTACGCCGCGCGAACCCCTGGACTCGCTCTGGGACTGGCTGGCGCTCGCGCAGCACCACGGCCTGCCCACGCGCATGCTGGACTGGACCTTCAGCCCCTACGTGGCGCTGCACTTCCTCACCGAGGACCCGGACTTCGCGCACGTGGACGGCGTGGTGTGGTGCGTGGACTACCGGGAGACCAACCGGCAGCTGCCCCGGCCCCTCAAGAGCCAGCTCAAGAAGGAGGGCGCGGACGTGTTCACCGGCGACATGCTGGCCGCGGCGGCCCCCACGCTGGAGTCCTTCGACGTCCTGGCCCGCCACCCCTTCGTGCTCTTCTTCGAGCCGCCGTCGCTGGACGCGCGCATCGTCAACCAGTTCGCCCTCTTCTCGGTGATGAACGGGGCGAACCTGAGCCTGGACGCGTTCCTGGGCGGGCAGGCGCGGGGCGTGCGCCGGCTGGTCATCCCCGCCGACCTCAAGTGGGAGGTCCGCGACAAGCTGGACCAGGCCAACGTCACCGAGCGCGTGCTCTTCCCCGGCCTGGATGGCCTGTGCCGCTGGCTGCGGCGCTACTACAGCCCCCGGCCGCGTTGA
- a CDS encoding hybrid sensor histidine kinase/response regulator has translation MSEIGTEQRPLRLLLVEDNPGDARLLQEELREMPSVRCEVTHVTRLSDAVRVVGGATVDAVLLDLSLPDGHGLGNIPPLLLAAPSVPLVVLTGTDDERMAVRAVHEGAQDYLVKGQVSGPLLVRALRYAIERKRVEEGLKREEAARRTAAFREQFLGILGHDLRNPLQAISGSAALLLRNAGLSEPQRKAINRISISAERMARMINDLLDFTRTRLGAGYVLERTRMNVHEVLRQVVEELEVAHPERRFELRLTGNGWGDWDADRIAQAASNLVGNAVQYSPEDSVVRVAMADAEAGVRLEVHNRGLPIPPERLGTIFDPFMGSQEQRGVKRNGLGLGLYITHEIVRAHGGALGVDSTEEDGTRFWVFLPRQHTGG, from the coding sequence ATGAGCGAGATTGGCACGGAGCAGCGTCCCCTCCGGCTGCTGCTGGTGGAGGACAACCCGGGCGACGCGCGGCTGCTCCAGGAGGAGCTGCGGGAGATGCCCTCCGTGCGCTGCGAGGTCACCCACGTCACGCGCCTTTCGGACGCGGTGCGGGTGGTGGGCGGCGCGACGGTGGACGCGGTGCTGCTGGACCTGTCGCTGCCGGACGGCCATGGCCTGGGCAACATCCCGCCGTTGCTGTTGGCCGCGCCCTCGGTGCCGCTGGTGGTGCTCACCGGCACGGACGACGAGCGGATGGCGGTGCGCGCGGTGCACGAGGGCGCGCAGGACTACCTGGTGAAGGGCCAGGTGTCGGGGCCGCTGCTGGTGCGCGCGCTGCGCTACGCCATCGAGCGCAAGCGGGTGGAGGAGGGCCTCAAGCGCGAGGAGGCCGCGCGGCGCACCGCCGCCTTCCGCGAGCAGTTCCTGGGCATCCTCGGCCATGACTTGCGCAATCCCTTGCAGGCCATCTCCGGCAGCGCGGCGCTGCTCCTGCGCAACGCGGGGCTGAGCGAGCCGCAGCGCAAGGCCATCAACCGCATCTCCATCTCCGCGGAGCGCATGGCGCGGATGATCAACGACCTGCTCGACTTCACCCGCACGCGCCTGGGCGCCGGCTACGTGCTGGAGCGCACGCGGATGAACGTGCACGAGGTGCTCCGGCAGGTGGTGGAGGAGCTGGAGGTGGCGCACCCCGAGCGACGGTTCGAGCTGCGCCTGACGGGCAACGGCTGGGGGGACTGGGACGCGGACCGCATCGCCCAGGCGGCGTCGAACCTGGTGGGCAACGCCGTGCAGTACTCGCCGGAGGACTCGGTGGTGCGCGTGGCGATGGCGGACGCGGAGGCGGGCGTGAGGTTGGAGGTCCACAACCGGGGCCTGCCCATCCCCCCGGAGCGGCTGGGCACCATCTTCGACCCCTTCATGGGCTCCCAGGAGCAGCGCGGCGTCAAGCGCAACGGCCTGGGCCTGGGGCTCTACATCACCCACGAAATCGTGCGGGCCCATGGCGGCGCGCTCGGGGTGGACTCCACGGAGGAGGACGGCACCCGCTTCTGGGTGTTCCTGCCGCGTCAGCACACGGGCGGCTGA
- the traC gene encoding outer membrane exchange accessory lipoprotein TraC yields the protein MSPPKSPRPTSLGSRRALGALALASLLALTACSAFSRAVKEGDTASQQQKWAEAEAAYLRALAADPEASEVTVKLREVRRAWSQVVLEEARGVHDAGDLDGAMKRLVRALELDADNTAARELLNVTLDERVAKGFAALKEERLQDARAEFDAVLSVSPEHAGAKKGVDATQVAWAKRWFTTGDGLEKAGKLGNALVAYVRADQERVGATAARERAEAVRQKLRDEVAFLVVATPVEDHAGAPDVAQRLTAGRLAAMLPTQLPLRVVTEAPAGREGVKLDLSLERVLPLKVVEDQQKTQRYLAGKTSVPNPRRASFETKLLQAERTLEEVERKQAAVLREYLRLQAELTTVREGAERCRDRERRECLEALQECGEAAREAEKPGQVPGECNPSRCASGLCAKEEQLFAQKVVAVKEREKLLEVALEKSEAQRTEVQRHRDTVFREPMTVEEPMYSDFIYDVQLHRLTVTASVTAVMRDLLKEQVPAPLTEDYASIHEDTSHKGYDRYGVLADPVQLRNELELRVEVGDKAVADMARRVKERFDTYRGKRVEDARRGMVRPGAEDVVETAVRALLLTADAPPADVLQPLGQARGLSHPEALLGL from the coding sequence GTGTCCCCCCCCAAATCCCCCCGTCCGACCTCCCTCGGCTCCCGTCGCGCGCTCGGCGCGCTCGCGCTGGCCTCGCTGCTCGCCCTCACGGCCTGTTCGGCCTTCTCCCGCGCCGTGAAGGAGGGCGACACCGCCAGCCAGCAGCAGAAGTGGGCGGAGGCGGAGGCGGCCTACCTGCGCGCGCTGGCGGCCGACCCGGAGGCGTCCGAGGTGACGGTGAAGCTGCGCGAGGTGCGCCGCGCCTGGAGCCAGGTGGTGTTGGAGGAGGCCCGGGGCGTCCACGACGCGGGAGACCTGGACGGGGCGATGAAGCGGCTGGTGCGCGCGCTGGAGCTGGACGCGGACAACACGGCGGCGCGGGAGCTGTTGAACGTCACGCTGGACGAGCGGGTGGCCAAGGGGTTCGCGGCGTTGAAGGAGGAGCGGCTGCAGGACGCCCGCGCGGAGTTCGACGCGGTGCTGTCGGTGTCGCCGGAGCATGCGGGCGCGAAGAAGGGCGTGGACGCCACGCAGGTGGCGTGGGCGAAGCGCTGGTTCACCACGGGCGATGGCCTGGAGAAGGCCGGCAAGCTGGGCAACGCGCTGGTGGCCTACGTGCGCGCGGACCAGGAGCGCGTGGGCGCCACCGCGGCGCGCGAGCGCGCGGAGGCGGTGCGCCAGAAGCTGCGCGACGAGGTGGCCTTCCTCGTGGTGGCCACGCCGGTGGAGGACCACGCCGGCGCGCCGGACGTGGCGCAGCGGCTGACGGCGGGGCGGCTGGCGGCCATGCTCCCCACGCAGCTGCCCCTGCGCGTGGTGACGGAGGCCCCCGCCGGGCGCGAGGGCGTGAAGCTGGACCTGTCGCTGGAGCGGGTGCTGCCCCTGAAGGTGGTGGAGGACCAGCAGAAGACGCAGCGCTACCTCGCGGGCAAGACGTCCGTGCCCAACCCCCGCCGCGCCAGCTTCGAGACGAAGCTGCTCCAGGCCGAGCGCACCCTGGAGGAGGTGGAGCGCAAGCAGGCCGCCGTCCTGCGCGAGTACCTGCGCCTGCAGGCGGAGCTGACCACGGTGCGCGAGGGCGCCGAGCGCTGCCGCGACCGCGAGCGGCGCGAGTGCCTGGAGGCGCTCCAGGAGTGCGGCGAGGCCGCGCGCGAGGCGGAGAAGCCCGGCCAGGTGCCCGGCGAGTGCAACCCGTCGCGCTGCGCCAGCGGGCTGTGCGCGAAGGAGGAGCAGCTGTTCGCCCAGAAGGTCGTCGCGGTGAAGGAGCGGGAGAAGCTCTTGGAGGTGGCGCTGGAGAAGTCCGAGGCGCAGCGCACGGAGGTGCAGCGCCACCGCGACACCGTCTTCCGCGAGCCCATGACGGTGGAGGAGCCCATGTACTCCGACTTCATCTACGACGTGCAGCTGCACCGGCTCACCGTCACGGCCTCCGTCACCGCGGTGATGAGGGACCTGCTCAAGGAGCAGGTGCCCGCGCCCCTCACCGAGGACTACGCCTCCATCCACGAGGACACGTCCCACAAGGGCTATGACCGCTACGGCGTGCTGGCCGACCCGGTGCAGCTGCGCAACGAGCTGGAGCTGCGCGTGGAGGTGGGCGACAAGGCCGTGGCCGACATGGCCCGCCGCGTGAAGGAGCGCTTCGACACGTACCGGGGCAAGCGCGTGGAGGACGCCCGCCGCGGCATGGTGCGCCCCGGCGCCGAGGACGTGGTGGAGACCGCCGTGCGCGCCCTGCTGCTCACCGCGGATGCCCCCCCCGCCGACGTGCTTCAGCCCCTGGGCCAGGCCCGCGGCCTCAGCCACCCCGAGGCGCTGCTCGGCTTGTAG
- a CDS encoding pre-peptidase C-terminal domain-containing protein, translating to MSQSKFIGALTGLALLAAGCGGGDGSAPSADVDNLGTGMSWEEFLSGVYQEPESGVFIADGDTMFSNEKKLREFYENHVKNGQLIVHRSGGVDAKWNDTQKKNITYCVSTSFGTNYNAAVTAMANAAAAWEAAANVDFVYVSAQDANCTASNANVVFDVRPVNSGGQYLARAFFPDDIRADRNVLIDNESFGNVSPWTLTGILRHELGHTLGFRHEHTRPQAGSGCYEDSNWRELTAYDSKSVMHYPQCNGTQTGDLVLTALDIQGAQALYGAPGNNPNPPDPEPGTGTPTTETKSGSVSTGSNTSYGPFSVVGGTQFTVTMTGTGDPDLYVNLGAAASTSSYVCRPYLSGASESCDVTVPAGTTTAYIMVRGYSSGTFNLTIKYTKPGTGGTGTPTTDSKSGSLTKGQTVHLTPYNVVAGTQFKVAMTGSGDPDLYVRWGTAPTSSSYTCRPYQTGATETCDLTVPAGTTTAYIMVYGYSAATYNLAINYTKP from the coding sequence ATGTCCCAATCCAAGTTCATCGGGGCCCTCACGGGCCTGGCGCTGCTCGCCGCTGGTTGTGGTGGTGGCGACGGTTCCGCTCCCTCGGCCGACGTCGACAACCTCGGCACGGGGATGTCGTGGGAGGAGTTCCTGTCCGGCGTCTACCAGGAGCCCGAGAGCGGCGTCTTCATCGCTGACGGCGATACGATGTTCTCGAACGAGAAGAAGCTGCGTGAGTTCTATGAGAACCACGTGAAGAACGGGCAGCTCATCGTCCACCGCTCCGGCGGCGTGGACGCGAAGTGGAACGACACGCAGAAGAAGAACATCACCTACTGCGTGAGCACGTCGTTCGGCACCAACTACAACGCGGCCGTGACGGCCATGGCGAACGCGGCGGCGGCGTGGGAGGCGGCGGCCAACGTCGACTTCGTCTATGTCAGCGCCCAGGACGCCAACTGCACCGCGAGCAACGCCAACGTGGTGTTCGACGTGCGTCCGGTGAACTCGGGTGGCCAGTACCTGGCGCGCGCGTTCTTCCCGGATGACATCCGCGCCGACCGCAACGTCCTCATCGACAACGAGTCGTTCGGCAACGTCTCGCCGTGGACGCTGACGGGCATCCTGCGCCACGAACTGGGCCACACGCTCGGCTTCCGCCACGAGCACACCCGTCCGCAGGCCGGCTCGGGCTGCTACGAGGACAGCAACTGGCGCGAGCTGACGGCGTACGACTCCAAGTCCGTCATGCACTATCCCCAGTGCAACGGCACCCAGACGGGCGACCTGGTCCTGACGGCGCTCGACATCCAGGGCGCGCAGGCCCTCTACGGCGCGCCGGGCAACAACCCCAACCCGCCGGACCCGGAGCCGGGCACGGGCACGCCGACGACGGAGACCAAGTCGGGCAGCGTCAGCACGGGCAGCAACACCTCCTACGGTCCGTTCAGCGTGGTGGGCGGCACGCAGTTCACGGTGACGATGACGGGCACGGGTGACCCGGACCTGTACGTGAACCTGGGCGCCGCGGCCTCGACGTCCTCCTACGTCTGCCGCCCGTATCTGAGCGGCGCGTCCGAGTCCTGCGACGTCACGGTCCCCGCCGGCACGACCACCGCGTACATCATGGTGCGTGGCTACTCGTCCGGCACGTTCAACCTGACCATCAAGTACACCAAGCCGGGCACGGGCGGCACGGGCACGCCGACCACGGACAGCAAGTCCGGTTCGCTGACCAAGGGCCAGACGGTGCACCTCACGCCGTACAACGTCGTGGCCGGCACGCAGTTCAAGGTGGCGATGACGGGCTCGGGTGACCCGGACCTGTACGTGCGCTGGGGCACGGCGCCCACGTCGTCCTCGTACACCTGCCGTCCGTACCAGACGGGCGCGACCGAGACGTGCGACCTGACGGTCCCCGCCGGCACGACGACCGCGTACATCATGGTGTACGGCTACTCGGCGGCCACCTACAACCTGGCCATCAACTACACCAAGCCGTAG
- a CDS encoding AEC family transporter, whose translation MSQVIGLLGTCLVLGVLARRSGKFPEGSAGPFNTFVLYVALPALVLRVMHRLEFVPSLLVAAVVPWLYYLAAGPFFRWLGPKLGLSKASVAALVLTGGLGNTAFVGLPMAEALLGQEGLAVAVVADQLGSFLVLSTLATLAAAKAGAEAELPASALARKVATFPPFVALVLALLLRPVSYPLWVDAVLERLGALLTPLALFSVGLQLRLSGVRARLPALTLGLSYKLLLVPGVVALGLWALPGLSPVVVQATLLQSAMAPMVSAAILAAEHRLDPELSVLMVGVGIPLSFLSAPAMLWLVR comes from the coding sequence ATGAGTCAGGTCATCGGGTTGCTGGGGACGTGTCTGGTGCTGGGCGTTCTGGCCCGGCGCAGCGGCAAGTTCCCCGAGGGGTCCGCGGGGCCGTTCAACACCTTCGTGCTGTACGTGGCGCTGCCGGCGCTGGTGCTGCGGGTGATGCACCGGCTGGAGTTCGTGCCGTCGCTGCTGGTGGCCGCCGTGGTGCCGTGGCTGTACTACCTGGCCGCCGGTCCGTTCTTCCGGTGGCTGGGGCCGAAGCTGGGCCTGTCGAAGGCGTCCGTGGCGGCGCTGGTGCTGACGGGCGGGCTGGGCAACACGGCCTTCGTGGGGCTGCCCATGGCGGAGGCGCTGCTGGGGCAGGAGGGCCTGGCGGTGGCGGTGGTGGCGGATCAACTCGGCTCGTTCCTGGTGCTGTCCACCCTGGCGACGCTGGCGGCGGCGAAGGCGGGCGCGGAGGCGGAGCTGCCCGCGAGCGCGCTGGCGCGCAAGGTGGCCACCTTCCCCCCGTTCGTGGCGCTGGTGCTGGCGTTGTTGCTGCGGCCGGTGAGCTATCCCCTCTGGGTCGACGCGGTGCTGGAGCGGCTGGGCGCGCTGCTGACGCCGCTGGCGCTGTTCTCCGTGGGGTTGCAGCTGCGGCTGTCGGGCGTGAGGGCGCGGCTGCCGGCGCTCACCCTGGGCCTCTCCTACAAGCTGCTGCTGGTGCCGGGCGTGGTGGCGCTGGGGCTGTGGGCCCTGCCCGGCCTGTCGCCGGTGGTGGTGCAGGCCACGCTGCTCCAGTCGGCCATGGCGCCCATGGTGAGCGCCGCCATCCTCGCCGCCGAGCACCGGCTGGACCCGGAGCTGTCCGTGCTGATGGTGGGCGTGGGCATCCCCCTGTCCTTCCTCTCCGCGCCCGCGATGCTCTGGCTGGTGCGCTGA
- a CDS encoding PAS domain-containing protein, whose translation MSGLSQGELSRQLLESLPQLVWMARADGYLEYYNRRWYEYTGLTAEESLGEGWRRVLHPDDQPEAFRRWAHALRGGEPYEMEYRCRRHDGTWRWFLGRARPLRDEQGRVLRWFGTCTDIEDTRRAADSMRFLAEAGALLSSSALDLDDTLAALTRLAVPRLADWCAIELVEDGQSRQVAVAHVDPSRTRLAQQARERYPPRPDDPRGVQAVIRTGRPVLMEEVSEDVLARAAGDVEHLEYLRRLGLRSVLRLPLVARGRALGVLSLVHSESGRRFSPRDVPLGEQLASRAALAVDTARLYRDALRAEERFRSLVTASAQTVWVTDPEGVIVEDSPSWRAFTGQRYEEWRGWGWLDAVHPDDRAAAERAWRAAVTDQRTYEVEYRVRRPDGGYSPTLARAVPVHNPDGTVREWVGTNTDMTAQRRVEEGQRRLDREQAARRMEGLRAEVSGALAREGSVGDILQGCAEALCRCLDARVARLWTYTRGAASLELAGSAGPSAPGTDRWARVPLHGPSLVAEVARTREQVWVNQMEEEPRALGPRWVREEGLRSFAGIPLLVRGQLVGVMGLYSRHVLGEEAVAVLATVADAIAQGLERRRAEEALRLRARELARSNEELQQFAYVASHDLQEPLRMVAGYTQLLARRYQGKLDADADTFIHYAVDGVTRMQRLIQDLLAYSRVGTQGREPGPVDAARAAERAVANLQAAIQESGARLEVGPLPAVLADETQLTQLFQNLIGNALKFRGDGPPRVEVEARTEDAEVRFTVRDYGMGIDARDFERVFVLFQRLHGDGGLSGTGIGLAICKKIVERLGGRIGVESRPGEGSTFWFTLPAAPAPATATEAP comes from the coding sequence GTGTCGGGTCTGTCCCAGGGCGAGCTCTCCCGGCAGCTGCTCGAGAGCCTGCCCCAGCTCGTCTGGATGGCGCGGGCGGACGGCTACCTCGAGTACTACAACCGCCGCTGGTACGAATACACGGGCCTGACGGCCGAGGAGTCGCTCGGAGAGGGGTGGCGGCGGGTGCTCCACCCGGACGACCAGCCGGAGGCCTTCCGTCGCTGGGCCCACGCGCTGCGCGGCGGGGAGCCGTATGAGATGGAGTACCGCTGCCGACGGCACGACGGGACGTGGCGCTGGTTCCTGGGCCGGGCGCGCCCCCTGCGAGACGAGCAGGGCCGGGTGCTGCGCTGGTTCGGCACGTGTACGGACATCGAGGACACGCGGCGCGCCGCCGACTCCATGCGCTTCCTGGCGGAGGCGGGGGCGCTCCTGTCGTCCTCGGCGCTGGACCTCGACGACACGCTCGCGGCGCTGACGCGGCTGGCGGTGCCCCGGCTGGCGGACTGGTGCGCCATCGAGCTGGTCGAGGACGGGCAGTCGCGGCAGGTGGCCGTGGCGCACGTGGACCCGTCGCGGACGCGGCTGGCGCAGCAGGCGCGCGAGCGCTATCCGCCCCGGCCGGATGACCCTCGCGGGGTGCAGGCGGTGATTCGCACCGGCAGGCCCGTGTTGATGGAGGAGGTGTCGGAGGACGTGCTGGCCCGGGCGGCCGGGGACGTGGAGCACCTGGAGTACCTGCGGCGGCTGGGATTGCGGTCGGTGCTGCGGCTGCCGCTCGTCGCGCGGGGGCGCGCGCTGGGCGTGCTGTCGCTGGTGCATTCGGAGTCGGGCCGGCGCTTCTCTCCCCGGGACGTCCCCCTGGGCGAACAGCTGGCGTCCCGGGCCGCCCTGGCGGTGGACACCGCGCGGCTGTACCGGGACGCGCTGCGCGCGGAGGAGCGCTTCCGCTCGCTCGTCACCGCCTCCGCCCAGACGGTCTGGGTGACCGACCCGGAGGGCGTCATCGTCGAGGACAGCCCCTCCTGGCGCGCCTTCACGGGGCAGCGCTACGAGGAGTGGCGGGGCTGGGGCTGGCTGGACGCGGTCCACCCGGACGACCGCGCGGCGGCCGAGCGCGCGTGGCGCGCGGCGGTGACGGACCAGCGCACCTACGAGGTGGAGTACCGCGTGCGCCGGCCGGACGGCGGCTATTCGCCCACGCTGGCGCGCGCGGTGCCCGTGCACAACCCCGACGGCACCGTGCGCGAGTGGGTGGGCACCAACACGGACATGACGGCGCAGCGCCGGGTGGAGGAGGGACAGCGCCGGCTGGACCGGGAGCAGGCCGCGCGGAGGATGGAGGGCCTGCGCGCGGAGGTGAGCGGCGCGCTGGCCCGCGAGGGCTCCGTGGGCGACATCCTCCAGGGCTGCGCGGAGGCGCTGTGCCGGTGCCTGGACGCGCGCGTGGCGCGGCTGTGGACGTACACGCGGGGCGCCGCGTCGCTGGAGCTGGCGGGCAGCGCGGGGCCCTCCGCGCCCGGGACGGACCGGTGGGCGCGCGTGCCCCTCCACGGGCCCAGCCTCGTCGCGGAGGTGGCGCGCACGCGCGAGCAGGTCTGGGTGAACCAGATGGAGGAGGAGCCGCGCGCGCTCGGCCCACGGTGGGTGCGCGAGGAGGGGCTCCGCTCCTTCGCGGGCATCCCCCTGCTGGTGCGGGGGCAGCTGGTGGGGGTGATGGGGCTCTACAGCCGCCACGTGCTGGGCGAGGAGGCCGTGGCGGTGCTGGCCACGGTGGCGGACGCCATCGCCCAGGGCCTGGAGCGCCGCCGGGCGGAGGAGGCGTTGCGCCTGCGCGCGCGGGAGCTGGCCCGCTCCAACGAGGAGCTCCAGCAGTTCGCCTACGTGGCCTCGCACGACCTGCAGGAGCCCCTGCGCATGGTGGCCGGTTACACGCAGCTGCTCGCGCGGCGCTACCAGGGGAAGCTCGACGCGGACGCGGACACGTTCATCCACTACGCGGTGGACGGCGTCACGCGCATGCAGCGGCTCATCCAGGACCTGCTGGCGTACTCGCGCGTGGGGACCCAGGGGCGCGAGCCCGGCCCGGTGGACGCGGCGAGGGCGGCCGAGCGCGCGGTGGCCAACCTCCAGGCGGCCATCCAGGAGTCCGGCGCGCGCCTCGAAGTGGGGCCGCTGCCCGCGGTGCTCGCGGACGAGACGCAGCTGACGCAGCTGTTCCAGAACCTCATCGGCAATGCGCTCAAGTTCCGCGGCGACGGGCCCCCGCGCGTGGAGGTGGAGGCCCGGACCGAGGACGCGGAGGTCCGCTTCACGGTGAGGGATTACGGCATGGGCATCGACGCGCGGGACTTCGAGCGCGTCTTCGTCCTCTTCCAGCGCCTGCATGGCGACGGCGGGCTCTCCGGCACGGGCATCGGCCTGGCCATCTGCAAGAAGATCGTCGAGCGGTTGGGGGGCCGCATCGGCGTGGAGTCGAGGCCCGGGGAGGGGAGCACCTTCTGGTTCACCCTGCCCGCCGCGCCCGCCCCGGCGACGGCGACGGAGGCGCCATGA
- a CDS encoding MDR family MFS transporter: MTGALARGLKEMAGGLPRTYWVLWVGTLVNRLGSFVVPFLALYLTRERGFSVEQAGLTVSLYGLGAVIAGPLGGTLADRVGRRLTLAGGLWLGSVGMLGLGFAREPGAISLAAFSLGVMGEIYRPAVSAAVADVVPPQDRPRAFGLLYWVINVGFAVALPLAGFMVRFGYLTLFIADAITTFVYGCCIWLLLPETRPERTTTGDAHASPGAVGSLLAPFRDPVFLTFGLPILGVLLIFYQSQVALPLALSSHGLTEAQFGTVLSVNGLLIVALQPFTSRVIRGMRRSHALALAAALTGLGFGMHALPGGVPLAMLAVAVWTLGEMAQAPVAPSVVADLAPARLRGSYQGAYHMLWGLASTAAPALGGRVLGRAGTSALWLGCLALGLACAAWQLAIAGARRRHLDARRAARPGELSTLVD; this comes from the coding sequence ATGACGGGCGCGCTGGCGCGGGGGCTGAAGGAGATGGCGGGCGGTCTGCCGCGCACGTACTGGGTGCTGTGGGTGGGCACGCTGGTCAACCGGCTGGGCAGCTTCGTGGTGCCGTTCCTCGCGCTCTACCTCACGCGCGAGCGGGGCTTCAGCGTGGAGCAGGCGGGGCTCACCGTGTCGCTCTACGGCCTGGGCGCGGTCATCGCCGGGCCGCTCGGTGGGACGCTCGCGGACCGCGTCGGCCGGCGCCTCACGCTGGCGGGCGGACTGTGGCTGGGCTCGGTGGGGATGCTCGGGCTGGGCTTCGCGCGCGAGCCGGGCGCCATCTCGCTGGCGGCCTTCTCGCTCGGGGTGATGGGGGAAATCTACCGGCCCGCGGTGTCCGCCGCCGTGGCGGACGTGGTGCCGCCCCAGGACCGGCCCCGCGCGTTCGGCCTGCTCTACTGGGTCATCAACGTGGGCTTCGCCGTCGCGCTGCCGCTGGCGGGCTTCATGGTCCGCTTCGGGTACCTGACGCTCTTCATCGCGGACGCCATCACCACGTTCGTCTACGGCTGCTGCATCTGGCTGCTCCTGCCGGAGACGCGCCCCGAGCGGACGACGACGGGCGACGCCCACGCGTCCCCGGGCGCGGTGGGCTCCCTGCTGGCGCCGTTCCGCGACCCGGTGTTCCTCACCTTCGGGCTGCCCATCCTCGGCGTGCTGCTCATCTTCTACCAGAGCCAGGTGGCGCTCCCGCTGGCGCTGAGCTCGCACGGTTTGACGGAGGCGCAGTTCGGCACCGTGCTGTCGGTGAACGGCCTGCTCATCGTCGCGCTCCAGCCCTTCACCAGCCGGGTGATTCGCGGGATGCGCCGCTCGCACGCGCTGGCGCTCGCCGCGGCCCTCACCGGCCTGGGCTTCGGCATGCACGCGCTGCCCGGCGGCGTGCCACTGGCGATGCTGGCGGTGGCGGTGTGGACGCTGGGGGAGATGGCGCAGGCGCCGGTGGCGCCGTCCGTCGTCGCGGACCTGGCGCCGGCGCGGCTGCGCGGCAGCTACCAGGGCGCGTACCACATGCTGTGGGGCCTGGCCTCCACCGCCGCGCCCGCGCTGGGTGGCAGGGTGCTCGGCCGCGCGGGGACCTCCGCGCTGTGGCTGGGCTGCCTGGCCCTGGGGCTCGCCTGCGCCGCGTGGCAGCTGGCCATCGCCGGGGCCCGGCGCCGCCACCTGGACGCGCGGCGCGCGGCGCGCCCGGGCGAGCTGAGCACGCTGGTGGACTGA